Genomic window (Chondrocystis sp. NIES-4102):
CAACAGTTAATAATCCCCGAAGATTTAAGAATATTAGATAGTTGACAAAAGCCAAATTGTAATAAATCGAATAGGGGTGGGCATACTAAATCTAATCAAGATTACATTTTCAAATAACGAGATTAAAATGAATCAAAGAATAGGTTCACAACCATTACCACCACCACCACCACCACCATCAAGCACTTTAGGTAGAACCAATAGTAATAGTCATATAACCGCTCCTAAAACCACAGAAATCCAAAATCCTAGTGTGCCAAGACCCCCTGCTACTAGTAATATGCAGGTCAAAAGTAATCGCCCTCAAAGGTCTGCGGGACAACCTTCTCTAGAACACATAATTAGAAAAGCTTATGATCAAGGATATTCCGATATCCATTTAGGGGTAGGGGAAGTACCAAGGATGCGCGATCGCGGAGAAATGGCTTTAGCAGACTATCCCAAGACCGATCTCAATACTTTTATGAGTTGGATACATGAAGTATTAACCGATGAAGAAGTAGCGCAGTTTCAGCGAGAATTAGAATTTGATGGGGCGACTCAATACGAATTTGCCAGGGTAAGGATTAATATCTTTGACGCTTTGCAGGGCCCTGCTTTAGTAATGCGTTTAATTCCCTTAAAGATTTTGACTATGGAACAATTGGGTTTACCCCCTGTATTCCAAGACATTTCTGATGCTCATAAAGGCTTGATTTTAGTGACTGGGCCGACGGGTTCAGGTAAATCTACCACAATGGCAGCGATGGTAGACTACATCAATAAAACACACGCCAAGCACATTATCACCATTGAAGACCCCATTGAATTTGTACATCAAAGTAAACGTTCCCTAATCAAACATAGGGAAGTAGGTATTAATACTCGCAAATTCGATAATGCGTTAAAAGCTGCATTAAGGGAAGATCCTGATATCATCTTAGTGGGGGAGATGCGCGATCGCGAAACTGTAAATACAGCCCTCAAAGCTGCGCAGACAGGTCACTTAGTAATGGGAACATTACACACCAATAGTGCAATTAAAACCATTGAAAGGATTTTAACTCTTTATAACGCGGAAGAACAAGATGCCATGCGTGTTGCTATTTCTGAATCATTAGTAGCTGTAATCTCTCAAGGATTATGTAGAACTACTGACGGTAAAAGAGCAGCTTATCATGACATTATGGTTAATACCGAAACTGTTAGAGACTATATTAAACAGGGTAAGTATGACGAGATTCATACACTGATGCAAAATGGGGAGTTCGACGGTATGATCACCACTAACCAGGCTTTATTTAGCCTTTATGAAGACGGTCGCATTACCGAAGAAACAGCCTTAGAAATGTCTCCTACTGCCAATGAAATGGCGATGATGCTTCGAGGCAGAATTTAAAAGATAATATATAGTCTGTCGAGGAGTACGGATATAACCAGGCTCAATTGAAGAGTTATTATCCAAACCCAGCTTGACAGACTATCATTTGGTATAAGCTCTAATCCATTAGGGAAATACTGCCAAATGTTATGATGACTAATGTTATACCCAATATCTTTAAAGGTATTGCTTTATTTACCCCAGGGGGCGATTTAATCTACGGCATCGACCCAAGTAAAAATACTCAGTGGCATAGTCATTTATGTTTAGGGTTACAAGAAAATTGGGGTTTAGTAGATTCGCCTCATTTTTTAGTACCTGGATACACAGCAACCGTAGAACGTTGGCTAGATCCTCAAACCCAACAGATTAAGACGATCGCTGAAATTTATCCGAGTGTACAACGTTATATTCCTTTGTTGCAGGTATTATTTAACTTAGAACCTACAACTACTTGGCATCTTGCACCTTGGCTTGAAGAACATTGTAATCGTGCCATCATTGAAACTTATCGAGCAAAATTTCCTCAATTATGGGAACAACGAGATTTAATTATTCGCCACGATCCGCTTGCAGTTTCTCAAATAACCATTTCCCCACATTGTGATCCTGTAGGAAATTATGTTTTTCGCCTATTTATCTCTAGCGATAATCTCACTGCGGAAAAAACCCTAGGTAACGTTCATCAGCTTTTAGAACAAGGTTTAGACCATCCCTACACATTAAAAGTAATTGATATCAAAAACAATCCCGAACAGGCAATAATTCATCAAATAGCATTAACTCCGACTCTAGTTAGAATAGAACCAAAACCAATCAAGCGCATAGTGGGGCAATTTGACGATATCCCCAGAATTTTAAGTATTATTAATTGCTAATGCCGATTAAATATAACAATGCCATTCTCACTGCTACACCACTAGTTACTTGCTGAGAAATCAAACTTAAGTCAGGATCGTCCATCAAATCAGAAGTAATTTCCACACCACGATTAGTAGGGCCTGGGTGAAGAACTTTAACATGGGGTTGACAAAGTTGCAAGCGATCGCGCGTAATGCCAAACATTTGATGGTATTCCCGTAAACTCGGAATAAAATTACCAGTCATACGTTCTTTTTGCAGCCGTAGGGTCATGACAAAATCGGCATTTTCTAAGGCGGGCTTAAGTTCCCAATGAAGATATAATTGCCCCTGATGACTTTTATCAACCATTGCTAGAAACTCTTGAGGTAGTAATGTAGCAGGTGCTGCTAAATGAACTTCTGCCCCACAGGCGATCAGACTATAAATATTAGAACGAGCAACGCGAGAATGTAGAATATCCCCAACAATAGCTATCTTTTTCCCCTGTAGTAATTCTATACGGGGATTATCAGGATCTAAAACCGAAGTAATAGTTAATAAATCCAATAGTGCTTGGGAAGGATGTTGATGTAAACCGTCCCCTGCATTTAAAATAGTGACTCCTGAATTTAACCTATCCATTTCAAGAGCGATCGCTTGTGGGACTCCTGCTTGTTGATGGCGAATGACCATAATATCTGTCCCCATCGCTAAATAAGTCTTAGCTGTATCGAGAATAGTTTCGCCTTTTGTTAAAGAAGAAGTTCCTGGGGCAAAATTTAAAATATCAGCAGAAAGCCTTTTAGCTGCTAATTCAAAACTACTACGAGTACGGGTTGAGGGTTCAAAAAACATATTAGTTACAACTCTACCCTGAAGTGCTGGGACTTTTTTAGTTCTACCAGCTAGCACCTTTTGGAAACTAACAGCCGTCTGTAACACCGTTTGATATTCGGCAACGGTAAAATCAACCAAAGAAAGGATATGTCGTCTTGTCCAGGTAGTCGTGATCATAGCTGTTAACATCAAATAGTTAACGGTGATAATTAATTTAGCAAAGCATACAATAGGTTATCAGGTTATCAGTCTTTTCTCCAGTATGTTGAGTCATTGAGTTGTACTTGGCTGATAGGTCTTATTATGTATATATTTAAGAGTCTTTGTGGCTAGTAAACTTATTTACAAAACCTTATGTCAGAAAAACAACAGTTATTATTAGTAGACGATGAGCCTGGTATCAGAGAATCTGTGCAAGCATATTTAGAAGATAATGAAGGATGGACTGTTACTGTCGCCAGTAATGCCGAGGAAGCTTTACAGACAATTGAGGCACAAATACCTGATTTAATTATCTCTGATATTATGATGCCCCAAGTAAACGGATATCAGTTTTTGCACAAGCTGCGCGAAGATCCACGCTATCGTTCTATTCCTGTAGTTTTTTTAACCGCTAGAGGGATGACTAGCGATCGCATTCAAGGTTATGAAGCTGGTTGTGATGCTTATTTGTCTAAGCCTTTTGACCCTGAAGAGTTGGAAGCTATTGTTAGGAATTTATTGTCTAAAAATAAACCTGCAGGCAGTAGCAATGATAGTAGTACAGAATTGGAAAAGATTGCTCGGGAATTGGTAGAAATTAAAGCTAAGTTAGATGATAAATTAACTGGTAGTGGTGGTATTAGTGTTACTCCTTCGCCGATTAAAATTGATTTGACCCCCAGAGAACAAAGTGTTTTAGATTTAGTTGCTCAGGGTTTAATGAACAAGGAAATAGCTCGCGAATTAACGACAAGCGTGAGAAATGTTGAAAAATATGTTAGTCGTTTGTTTGGTAAGACAGGCACTAATAGTCGTACGGAATTAGTACGTTTTGCTCTACAACATGGTTTGACGCAATAGATTATTTTGTCATAATTCGGCTGTGTTGTGTTGGGGTAGTTTTTAGCTTTTAGCTTTTAGCTTGTTACTCTTTATTTACTACCTCCTGACTACTGAATATTAACTTTTAGTTACTTATTACTCGTACCTACTACCTACTACCTACTACCTGCTACCTACTACCTACATTGTCCCCTTGTGGGATTAGCTCCGCTTATCCTTATTTGACTCCCCTCTCCTGACTCCTGACTCCCCTCTCCTGACTCCTGACAATATATAACCACATTGAGTTTTCAATAGTTATACTAAGTCAGATAAAATTAAATTTTAAAAAATCTTTGTTTAGGTATTATGACAAATTATTTAGGAGCATTTTTACCTCCCATTGCCTTTGATAGTTTATTCTCTACTCAAGGGGTTATGGTGATGCTTTTGGTTGCATATGCAGGGGCTATGTGGATGTTTCTTAGTAGTGCGCCTAAAGTTTATACAATTATGGTGTCTAATTTAAGTAATGCCCAGCAGTTTTATGAGGGTTTATTAGAGCTACCCGCAGCCGATGTGCCTTTACATTACTACTATAATTACGAACAGGCAATGGGTGCAGGAGGACTTGATCCGCTTTATATGTCTACTACTACTAATGCAGCTTTAACTGCTACAGAAGGATTATGGTATCAACTTAAAAAAAATACCCAAATTCATGTGATCGCTGGTGCTAGCGGTGGTTATAAGGATCGTCAGCGTCATGTTTGTTTTGATCGCGATTGTTTAGAAATGTTATTGTTGCGTATTCAGTCACGACGTTTAAAATATAAAATTCGACGCGATCGCCCTTTGAATTTTTTGGTTAAGGATTTTGATAACCGTACTATTGAAATAGCCGAAGTTTCTAATTAGTATTCCCTAAGACAATCAGTTACCAGTTATCACGACTAAACAAGACTGATAGCTGATAACTGAATCTTTCTTTTAAACTCCACCGCTTTTATCTCGGCTTTGACGACGACGATCGCGCCATTGAACTACAGAGAGATAGAATATTCCTAAACTCAATAGTCCTAAAATGCCAATAGCAACTAAAAACAGTGTATTGAGTAATGCGTTTGTTTCCACAATTTAGAATCCGTTACGACCCCAGACAACCATAGCAATCGACCATGTGAATAAAGCTAGCATAGTAACCCAGCCTAATGTCAAAATATCCATATTAGTATTTTTGTTTTGAAATATGTATTTAATGCAAGCAACATAAACCCTATCATACTTCTTTAGTGGTCTTTTGTGGTGGGTCTATGCCTAGTTTAGTTACGGAAAGAATTGAATCGGTAAAAGCAGGATTAATTGGCGCGGTTGGAAGTGCGATCGCTGAATTTCTGGTAATTTTAGCCCGCAGTTTAATTATCCCTTTGGTAATCAATCATAATCAGGAAATCATAGCTATAGATAGTCTTGAATGTCTATTGCAGTTAGCTATTGGTGCTATTGGTGGTTTTTTGTTTGGAGTTACCTATCGTTATATTATTCGTGATGATCAAAATTTTCATCTCAATGATGGTGCAGTGCTAGCTTTTGGCTTGGTGCGAGGATTAGCCTTAGTTGAAAGCAATTTTTATTTGGCTGGGTTATTATCATTAGTTGTTTTAGTAATGCAAAGTATTATTTGTTTTGCGATCGCACGTTTTATTTTAGATTTGGCAATTGCTCGTAAACTTGTTAAACCTTTTAAGGGGTAACTGCTAACTGATAACTGCCATTATGTCCCAACTGATGATCGAAGTTGAACATTTGAGTAAAATTTATGGTTCAACTATAGCTATCAAGGATATTCATTTTACCGTAGCCCCAGGAGAAGTTATCGGCTTTTTAGGCTCAAACGGCGCAGGTAAAACGACGACAATGAGGATTTTGGCAGGGTATTTACCAGCCACTACAGGTACAGCCAAAATTGCAGGTTATGATGTTCATCGTCACTCTATGCAGGTGCGTCGTCAAATTGGATATTTACCTGAAACTCCACCTTTGTATCCAGATATGACTGTTAAGGGGTTTTTGAACTTTGTAGCAAAAATTAAAGGTATTAGATCTAGCGA
Coding sequences:
- a CDS encoding aspartate carbamoyltransferase codes for the protein MLTAMITTTWTRRHILSLVDFTVAEYQTVLQTAVSFQKVLAGRTKKVPALQGRVVTNMFFEPSTRTRSSFELAAKRLSADILNFAPGTSSLTKGETILDTAKTYLAMGTDIMVIRHQQAGVPQAIALEMDRLNSGVTILNAGDGLHQHPSQALLDLLTITSVLDPDNPRIELLQGKKIAIVGDILHSRVARSNIYSLIACGAEVHLAAPATLLPQEFLAMVDKSHQGQLYLHWELKPALENADFVMTLRLQKERMTGNFIPSLREYHQMFGITRDRLQLCQPHVKVLHPGPTNRGVEITSDLMDDPDLSLISQQVTSGVAVRMALLYLIGISN
- a CDS encoding twitching motility protein; the encoded protein is MNQRIGSQPLPPPPPPPSSTLGRTNSNSHITAPKTTEIQNPSVPRPPATSNMQVKSNRPQRSAGQPSLEHIIRKAYDQGYSDIHLGVGEVPRMRDRGEMALADYPKTDLNTFMSWIHEVLTDEEVAQFQRELEFDGATQYEFARVRINIFDALQGPALVMRLIPLKILTMEQLGLPPVFQDISDAHKGLILVTGPTGSGKSTTMAAMVDYINKTHAKHIITIEDPIEFVHQSKRSLIKHREVGINTRKFDNALKAALREDPDIILVGEMRDRETVNTALKAAQTGHLVMGTLHTNSAIKTIERILTLYNAEEQDAMRVAISESLVAVISQGLCRTTDGKRAAYHDIMVNTETVRDYIKQGKYDEIHTLMQNGEFDGMITTNQALFSLYEDGRITEETALEMSPTANEMAMMLRGRI
- a CDS encoding KaiB domain protein; translated protein: MMTNVIPNIFKGIALFTPGGDLIYGIDPSKNTQWHSHLCLGLQENWGLVDSPHFLVPGYTATVERWLDPQTQQIKTIAEIYPSVQRYIPLLQVLFNLEPTTTWHLAPWLEEHCNRAIIETYRAKFPQLWEQRDLIIRHDPLAVSQITISPHCDPVGNYVFRLFISSDNLTAEKTLGNVHQLLEQGLDHPYTLKVIDIKNNPEQAIIHQIALTPTLVRIEPKPIKRIVGQFDDIPRILSIINC
- a CDS encoding two component transcriptional regulator, LuxR family protein — translated: MSEKQQLLLVDDEPGIRESVQAYLEDNEGWTVTVASNAEEALQTIEAQIPDLIISDIMMPQVNGYQFLHKLREDPRYRSIPVVFLTARGMTSDRIQGYEAGCDAYLSKPFDPEELEAIVRNLLSKNKPAGSSNDSSTELEKIARELVEIKAKLDDKLTGSGGISVTPSPIKIDLTPREQSVLDLVAQGLMNKEIARELTTSVRNVEKYVSRLFGKTGTNSRTELVRFALQHGLTQ